DNA sequence from the Candidatus Latescibacter sp. genome:
TTTTCCGACTGCCTTTGGAACTGACTATACGGTGAAGGCAGTCTCTCACCAGTTTTTCTTCACCCACCAGCTTGATTTCCACATCGGGAAAGCGCCGCACCGCTTCCAGGCTTCCCTCGACGAGAACATCCGGGAAATGATCCCCTCCCATGGCATCTACGGCTATTCGAATTATTCTGCCTGACATGTATTCACCGGTTACGCTTCCGCGGGTTCAATAACCTGTCTTCCCTTGTAGTATCCACATTCCGGACATACCCTATGGGGCATTACCGGCTGGCCGCAGTGGGCGCATGTGGCGACAGCGGGAATCTCGAGTTTCCAGTGGGTTCTCCGCAGTCCTTTACGGGATTTCGATGTTTTTCGTTTTGGAACAGCCATAAAAAGCTCCTTTCATTATCTTTGTTATCTTTTTTTCAGTTCTTCCCTGCTCAAAATTTCCGATAGCGCCTGCCAGCGGGGATCCTCGGTCTTCTTCTCACATCCGCACTCCCCCTCATTCAGATTATGCCCGCAGGAATAGCATAAACCCCTGCAATCCTCCCGGCAGACGGGTTTCAGCGGTAACGCAAGGATGACAGAATC
Encoded proteins:
- the rpmF gene encoding 50S ribosomal protein L32 — protein: MAVPKRKTSKSRKGLRRTHWKLEIPAVATCAHCGQPVMPHRVCPECGYYKGRQVIEPAEA